One genomic segment of Ricinus communis isolate WT05 ecotype wild-type chromosome 5, ASM1957865v1, whole genome shotgun sequence includes these proteins:
- the LOC8273417 gene encoding vacuolar sorting protein 39 isoform X2 produces MVHSAYDSFELLSRCPTKIDAIESYGSKLLVGCSDGSLRIYGPESSVSERSDYLGQSQELRRECYLLERTVTGFSKKGLLSMEVLASRELLLSLSESIAFHRLPNLETLAVITKAKGANVYSWDDRRGFLCFARQKRVSIFRHDGGRGFVEVKDFGVPDTVKSMSWCGENICLGIRKEYMILNATNGALTEVFPSGRLAPPLVVSLPSGELLLGKENIGVFVDQNGKLLQAERICWSEAPSVVVIQKPYAIALLPRRVEIRSLRVPYPLIQTIVLQNVRHLIQSNNSVIVALDNSVYGLFPVPLGAQIVQLTASGDFEEALALCKLLPPEDASLRAAKEGSIHIRYAHYLFDNGSYEEAMEHFLASQVDITYVLSLYPSIVLPKTSMVPEPEKLMDITSDAPYLSRGSSGVSDDTELSPPLQSIEFDERAALESKKMSHNTLMALIKFLQKKRYSIIEKATAEGTEEVVLDAVGDSFGPYDSSRFKKSNKGRGNISINSGAREMAAILDTALLQALLLTGQSSAALELLKGVNYCDLKICEEILQKGNHHAALLELYKCNSMHREALKLLHQLVEESKTQAEIISKFKPESIIDYLKPLCGTDPMLVLEFSMLVLESCPTQTIELFLSGNIPADLVNSYLKQHAPSMQGRYLELMLAMNENGISGNLQNEMVQIYLSEVLDWHADLIAQQKWDEKDYSPTRKKLLSALESISGYNPEALLKRLPADALYEERATLLGKMNQHQLALSLYVHKLHVPELALCYCDRVYESPANQVSAKSSANIYLTLLQIYLNPQKTIKNFEKRIINIVSSQNISIPKVSSGASVKSKGGRGAKKIAAIEGAEDMRVSLGSTDSGRSDGDADEFSEEGGSMIMLDEVLDLLSRRWDRINGAQALKLLPKETKLQNLLPFLGPLMRKSSEAYRNLSVIKSLRQSENLQPYAWMSIENGLLSGYSLTYYKKL; encoded by the exons ATGGTACACAGTGCCTACGATTCTTTCGAGCTCCTGAGCAGATGCCCAACGAAGATCGATGCAATTGAATCCTATGGCTCGAAGCTTTTGGTTGGGTGTTCGGACGGTTCCCTTCGGATCTACGGCCCAGAGTCGTCCGTCTCAGAGCGATCAGATTACCTCGGGCAATCACAAGAGCTGCGAAGGGAATGCTACTTATTGGAGAGAACAGTGACAGGGTTTTCAAAGAAGGGCTTGTTATCAATGGAGGTATTGGCATCAAGAGAGCTCCTCTTATCGCTCTCTGAGTCCATCGCTTTTCACAGACTGCCTAATTTGGAGACCTTGGCAGTCATCACCAAAGCTAAAGGTGCCAATGTCTATTCATGGGATGATAGGAGAGGTTTCTTATGTTTCGCTAGGCAAAAGCGAGTCAGTATTTTCAGACATGATG GGGGAAGAGGATTTGTAGAGGTGAAGGATTTTGGCGTTCCGGATACGGTGAAGTCAATGTCATGGTGTGgtgaaaatatatgtttagGGATTAGAAAGGAATATATGATACTAAATGCTACTAATGGTGCATTGACTGAAGTGTTTCCTTCTGGGAGACTAGCCCCTCCTTTGGTCGTCTCTCTACCTTCTGGGGAGCTTCTTCTTGGAAAG GAGAATATTGGGGTCTTTGTGGACCAAAACGGCAAGCTTCTTCAAGCGGAGAGGATTTGTTGGTCAGAGGCCCCTTCTGTTGTTGTCATTCAGAAACCATATGCAATAGCGCTGCTCCCAAGACGTGTGGAG ATACGATCTCTCCGAGTTCCATATCCATTAATTCAGACCATTGTGCTTCAAAATGTTCGTCATCTTATTCAAAGCAATAATTCAGTAATTGTTGCACTAGACAATTCTGTATATGGCCTCTTCCCTGTTCCTCTTGGTGCACAG ATCGTCCAGTTAACAGCATCTGGAGATTTCGAGGAAGCTTTGGCCTTATGTAAGCTGCTTCCACCCGAAGATGCCAGTCTTCGAGCAGCAAAGGAGGGTTCAATTCATATAAG ATATGCTCACTATCTTTTTGATAATGGGAGCTATGAGGAGGCTATGGAACACTTTTTAGCATCCCAAGTGGATATCACCTACGTGCTATCTCTGTATCCATCCATTGTTCTTCCCAAAACATCTATGGTTCCTGAACCAGAAAAGCTAATGGATATTACTTCAGATGCCCCATATCTCTCAAGGGGTTCATCTGGAGTGTCAGATGATACAGAATTGTCACCTCCATTGCAGTCGATTGAGTTTGATGAACGTGCTGCCCTGGAATCGAAGAAAATGAGTCATAATACACTTATGGCTCTCATTAAGTTCTTGCAGAAGAAGAGATACAGTATAATTGAGAAGGCCACCGCTGAGGGGACAGAAGAAGTTGTTTTAGATGCTGTTGGGGATAGTTTTGGTCCTTATGACTCCAGTAGGTTTAAGAAATCCAACAAG GGACGTGGTAACATTTCCATTAACTCAGGCGCTAGGGAAATGGCAGCAATATTGGATACAGCACTACTTCAAGCTCTTCTTCTTACTGGACAGTCTTCAGCAGCTTTAGAATTACTCAAAGGTGTTAACTATTGTGACCTAAAGATATGTGAGGAGATTCTTCAAAAAGGAAATCATCATGCTGCTTTATTGGAACTTTACAAATGCAACTCCATGCACCGTGAAGCTCTTAAACTTTTGCATCAATTAGTTGAAGAGTCAAAAACTCAAGCTGAAATTATCTCAAAGTTCAAGCCTGAATCAATTATAGATTATCTCAAG CCTCTCTGTGGGACAGACCCCATGCTCGTCCTGGAGTTCTCAATGCTTGTTCTAGAAAGCTGTCCAACGCAAACTATTGAGCTTTTTTTGTCCGGGAATATTCCTGCAGAccttgttaactcttatttgAAGCAGCATGCTCCAAGCATGCAGGGGAGGTATTTAGAACTCATGCTAGCGATGAATGAAAATGGGATCTCTGGCAACTTGCAGAATGAAATG GTACAAATCTATCTATCAGAAGTACTTGATTGGCATGCTGACCTGATTGCTCAACAGAAATGGGATGAGAAGGATTATTCCCCAACAAGGAAGAAATTATTGTCTGCATTGGAAAGTATCTCAGGCTATAACCCAGAGGCTTTGTTGAAACGTCTTCCAGCAGATGCATTATATGAAGAGCGTGCAACTTTGCTGGGGAAAATGAACCAACATCAGCTTGCCTTATCTCTCTATGTTCATAAG CTTCATGTTCCTGAACTGGCACTGTGCTATTGCGATCGGGTTTATGAGTCTCCAGCGAATCAAGTATCTGCAAAATCCTCTGCCAATATATACCTCACACTTCtgcaaatttatttgaatCCACAAAAAACGATcaaaaactttgaaaagagaattataaatatagtatCCTCTCAGAATATAAGTATTCCTAAGGTCAGCTCTGGGGCTTCAGTTAAATCTAAAGGAGGTCGTGGAGCAAAGAAAATTGCTGCAATAGAGGGTGCAGAGGATATGCGCGTAAGTCTTGGTAGCACTGACAGTGGCAGAAGTGATGGTGATGCAGATGAATTTAGTGAGGAAGGAGGTTCTATGATTATGCTTGATGAGGTCCTTGACCTTTTGAGCAGAAGGTGGGATAGAATCAATGGAGCTCAGGCCCTCAAACTTTTGCCAAAGGAAACAAAATTGCAG AACTTGCTTCCTTTTCTTGGACCTCTCATGAGAAAATCCAGTGAAGCATACAGGAATCTCTCAGTTATCAAGAGCTTGAGGCAGAGTGAGAACCTACAG CCATATGCTTGGATGAGCATAGAAAATGGACTGCTTTCTGGCTATTCTTTGACATACTACAAAAAGTTATga
- the LOC8273417 gene encoding vacuolar sorting protein 39 isoform X1: protein MVHSAYDSFELLSRCPTKIDAIESYGSKLLVGCSDGSLRIYGPESSVSERSDYLGQSQELRRECYLLERTVTGFSKKGLLSMEVLASRELLLSLSESIAFHRLPNLETLAVITKAKGANVYSWDDRRGFLCFARQKRVSIFRHDGGRGFVEVKDFGVPDTVKSMSWCGENICLGIRKEYMILNATNGALTEVFPSGRLAPPLVVSLPSGELLLGKENIGVFVDQNGKLLQAERICWSEAPSVVVIQKPYAIALLPRRVEIRSLRVPYPLIQTIVLQNVRHLIQSNNSVIVALDNSVYGLFPVPLGAQIVQLTASGDFEEALALCKLLPPEDASLRAAKEGSIHIRYAHYLFDNGSYEEAMEHFLASQVDITYVLSLYPSIVLPKTSMVPEPEKLMDITSDAPYLSRGSSGVSDDTELSPPLQSIEFDERAALESKKMSHNTLMALIKFLQKKRYSIIEKATAEGTEEVVLDAVGDSFGPYDSSRFKKSNKGRGNISINSGAREMAAILDTALLQALLLTGQSSAALELLKGVNYCDLKICEEILQKGNHHAALLELYKCNSMHREALKLLHQLVEESKTQAEIISKFKPESIIDYLKPLCGTDPMLVLEFSMLVLESCPTQTIELFLSGNIPADLVNSYLKQHAPSMQGRYLELMLAMNENGISGNLQNEMVQIYLSEVLDWHADLIAQQKWDEKDYSPTRKKLLSALESISGYNPEALLKRLPADALYEERATLLGKMNQHQLALSLYVHKLHVPELALCYCDRVYESPANQVSAKSSANIYLTLLQIYLNPQKTIKNFEKRIINIVSSQNISIPKVSSGASVKSKGGRGAKKIAAIEGAEDMRVSLGSTDSGRSDGDADEFSEEGGSMIMLDEVLDLLSRRWDRINGAQALKLLPKETKLQNLLPFLGPLMRKSSEAYRNLSVIKSLRQSENLQVKDELYNHRKTVVKITSDSMCSLCNKKIGTSVFAVYPNRKTLVHFVCFKDSQSMKAVVKGSPLRKR from the exons ATGGTACACAGTGCCTACGATTCTTTCGAGCTCCTGAGCAGATGCCCAACGAAGATCGATGCAATTGAATCCTATGGCTCGAAGCTTTTGGTTGGGTGTTCGGACGGTTCCCTTCGGATCTACGGCCCAGAGTCGTCCGTCTCAGAGCGATCAGATTACCTCGGGCAATCACAAGAGCTGCGAAGGGAATGCTACTTATTGGAGAGAACAGTGACAGGGTTTTCAAAGAAGGGCTTGTTATCAATGGAGGTATTGGCATCAAGAGAGCTCCTCTTATCGCTCTCTGAGTCCATCGCTTTTCACAGACTGCCTAATTTGGAGACCTTGGCAGTCATCACCAAAGCTAAAGGTGCCAATGTCTATTCATGGGATGATAGGAGAGGTTTCTTATGTTTCGCTAGGCAAAAGCGAGTCAGTATTTTCAGACATGATG GGGGAAGAGGATTTGTAGAGGTGAAGGATTTTGGCGTTCCGGATACGGTGAAGTCAATGTCATGGTGTGgtgaaaatatatgtttagGGATTAGAAAGGAATATATGATACTAAATGCTACTAATGGTGCATTGACTGAAGTGTTTCCTTCTGGGAGACTAGCCCCTCCTTTGGTCGTCTCTCTACCTTCTGGGGAGCTTCTTCTTGGAAAG GAGAATATTGGGGTCTTTGTGGACCAAAACGGCAAGCTTCTTCAAGCGGAGAGGATTTGTTGGTCAGAGGCCCCTTCTGTTGTTGTCATTCAGAAACCATATGCAATAGCGCTGCTCCCAAGACGTGTGGAG ATACGATCTCTCCGAGTTCCATATCCATTAATTCAGACCATTGTGCTTCAAAATGTTCGTCATCTTATTCAAAGCAATAATTCAGTAATTGTTGCACTAGACAATTCTGTATATGGCCTCTTCCCTGTTCCTCTTGGTGCACAG ATCGTCCAGTTAACAGCATCTGGAGATTTCGAGGAAGCTTTGGCCTTATGTAAGCTGCTTCCACCCGAAGATGCCAGTCTTCGAGCAGCAAAGGAGGGTTCAATTCATATAAG ATATGCTCACTATCTTTTTGATAATGGGAGCTATGAGGAGGCTATGGAACACTTTTTAGCATCCCAAGTGGATATCACCTACGTGCTATCTCTGTATCCATCCATTGTTCTTCCCAAAACATCTATGGTTCCTGAACCAGAAAAGCTAATGGATATTACTTCAGATGCCCCATATCTCTCAAGGGGTTCATCTGGAGTGTCAGATGATACAGAATTGTCACCTCCATTGCAGTCGATTGAGTTTGATGAACGTGCTGCCCTGGAATCGAAGAAAATGAGTCATAATACACTTATGGCTCTCATTAAGTTCTTGCAGAAGAAGAGATACAGTATAATTGAGAAGGCCACCGCTGAGGGGACAGAAGAAGTTGTTTTAGATGCTGTTGGGGATAGTTTTGGTCCTTATGACTCCAGTAGGTTTAAGAAATCCAACAAG GGACGTGGTAACATTTCCATTAACTCAGGCGCTAGGGAAATGGCAGCAATATTGGATACAGCACTACTTCAAGCTCTTCTTCTTACTGGACAGTCTTCAGCAGCTTTAGAATTACTCAAAGGTGTTAACTATTGTGACCTAAAGATATGTGAGGAGATTCTTCAAAAAGGAAATCATCATGCTGCTTTATTGGAACTTTACAAATGCAACTCCATGCACCGTGAAGCTCTTAAACTTTTGCATCAATTAGTTGAAGAGTCAAAAACTCAAGCTGAAATTATCTCAAAGTTCAAGCCTGAATCAATTATAGATTATCTCAAG CCTCTCTGTGGGACAGACCCCATGCTCGTCCTGGAGTTCTCAATGCTTGTTCTAGAAAGCTGTCCAACGCAAACTATTGAGCTTTTTTTGTCCGGGAATATTCCTGCAGAccttgttaactcttatttgAAGCAGCATGCTCCAAGCATGCAGGGGAGGTATTTAGAACTCATGCTAGCGATGAATGAAAATGGGATCTCTGGCAACTTGCAGAATGAAATG GTACAAATCTATCTATCAGAAGTACTTGATTGGCATGCTGACCTGATTGCTCAACAGAAATGGGATGAGAAGGATTATTCCCCAACAAGGAAGAAATTATTGTCTGCATTGGAAAGTATCTCAGGCTATAACCCAGAGGCTTTGTTGAAACGTCTTCCAGCAGATGCATTATATGAAGAGCGTGCAACTTTGCTGGGGAAAATGAACCAACATCAGCTTGCCTTATCTCTCTATGTTCATAAG CTTCATGTTCCTGAACTGGCACTGTGCTATTGCGATCGGGTTTATGAGTCTCCAGCGAATCAAGTATCTGCAAAATCCTCTGCCAATATATACCTCACACTTCtgcaaatttatttgaatCCACAAAAAACGATcaaaaactttgaaaagagaattataaatatagtatCCTCTCAGAATATAAGTATTCCTAAGGTCAGCTCTGGGGCTTCAGTTAAATCTAAAGGAGGTCGTGGAGCAAAGAAAATTGCTGCAATAGAGGGTGCAGAGGATATGCGCGTAAGTCTTGGTAGCACTGACAGTGGCAGAAGTGATGGTGATGCAGATGAATTTAGTGAGGAAGGAGGTTCTATGATTATGCTTGATGAGGTCCTTGACCTTTTGAGCAGAAGGTGGGATAGAATCAATGGAGCTCAGGCCCTCAAACTTTTGCCAAAGGAAACAAAATTGCAG AACTTGCTTCCTTTTCTTGGACCTCTCATGAGAAAATCCAGTGAAGCATACAGGAATCTCTCAGTTATCAAGAGCTTGAGGCAGAGTGAGAACCTACAG GTGAAAGATGAGCTGTACAACCACAGGAAGACAGTTGTGAAGATCACCAGTGATAGTATGTGCTCTCTTTGTAACAAGAAAATTGGAACGAGTGTTTTTGCTGTTTATCCCAATCGGAAAACACTTGTCCACTTTGTTTGCTTCAAGGATTCTCAGAGTATGAAAGCTGTGGTCAAGGGGTCACCACTGAGAAAGCGATGA
- the LOC8273416 gene encoding protein N-lysine methyltransferase METTL21D gives MATKPMASPRQQEDDEEDIDPMKILLPDYELELHNTTTPNLQQDQRHYIPSINSTIMVRQLPSQGLSFQLWPAATTLFTLLDRHRSDPTTGPLSPIFSPDCTPNILELGSGTGLVGIAAAVTLAANVTVTDLPHVISNLQFNVDANADTMALFGGTVNVAALRWGEEGDGDFECIGQDFDVILASDVVYHDHLYEPLLHTLRLVMGAGAGEKKKKKKKVFVMTHLRRWKKDSAFFKRAKKWFDVDVIYVDSPCHGSRIGVVVYRFSQK, from the coding sequence ATGGCGACAAAACCGATGGCAAGTCCTCGACAGCAAGAAGACGATGAAGAAGATATAGATCCGATGAAGATTCTTCTACCAGATTATGAACTTGAATTGCACAACACCACGACACCAAATCTGCAACAAGATCAACGCCATTATATCCCATCCATCAATTCGACGATAATGGTAAGGCAACTCCCATCTCAAGGCCTCTCTTTCCAGCTGTGGCCTGCAGCCACTACTCTCTTCACTCTCCTTGACCGCCACCGCTCCGATCCCACCACTGGCCCGCTCTCGCCAATCTTTTCACCCGACTGCACACCCAATATCCTTGAGCTCGGCTCTGGCACCGGCCTTGTTGGAATCGCAGCGGCAGTGACTCTTGCCGCTAATGTCACGGTCACAGACCTACCTCACGTGATTTCTAACCTTCAGTTTAACGTCGACGCTAACGCTGACACAATGGCTCTTTTTGGCGGGACTGTCAACGTGGCAGCTCTCAGGTGGGGAGAGGAGGGTGATGGTGACTTTGAATGTATAGGGCAAGATTTTGATGTGATATTGGCATCTGATGTGGTTTATCATGATCATCTTTATGAGCCTTTGCTTCACACGCTGCGTTTGGTAATGGGTGCCGGTGCCGgtgagaagaagaagaagaagaagaaggtgtTTGTTATGACTCATTTGAGGAGGTGGAAGAAGGATTCTGCGTTTTTCAAAAGAGCTAAGAAATGGTTTGATGTTGATGTTATTTATGTGGATAGTCCTTGTCATGGTTCCAGGATTGGCGTCGTCGTTTACCGTTTTTCTCAGAAGTGA
- the LOC8273415 gene encoding pyridine nucleotide-disulfide oxidoreductase domain-containing protein 2, which yields MWWRSFTTSTASRDLLGKKWDALIIGAGHNGLTAAAYLARGGLSVAVLERRHVIGGAAVTEELIPGFKFSRCSYLQSLLRPTVIKELELGRHGLKLLKRNPSSFTPCLDGRYLLLGPNKELNHSEISKFSIRDANAYPRYENQLEKFCEFMDPFLDSPPPESLQRVSSFNVRFKDKMYKSAFWARLLRGAFSLGQNEMVDFMDLLLSPASKVLNKWFETDVLKATLGTDAVIGSTGSIHTPGSGYVLLHHVMGETDGDRGIWSYVEGGMGLVSLAISNAAREAGAHIVTNAEVSEMMINDSGAVNGVLLADGRQVLSSVVLSNATPYKTFMELVPNNVLPEDFVRALKYSDYSSATTKINIAVDKLPQFRCCKLNHPDAGPQHMGTIHIGSESMEEIDLACQDAVNGLPSKRPVIEMTIPSALDKIISPPGKHVINLFIQYTPYSPSDGSWRDPAYRESFAQRCFNMIDEYAPGFNSSIIGYDMLTPPDLEREIGLTGGNIFHGAMGLDSLFLMRPVKGWSNYRTPLQGLYLCGSGSHPGGGVMGAPGRNAAHVVLQDVKNH from the exons ATGTGGTGGCGGAGCTTCACCACCTCAACAGCCAGCCGCGATCTCCTTGGTAAAAAATGGGACGCCCTTATTATCGGTGCCGGCCACAATGGCTTGACAGCCGCTGCCTATCTTGCTCGTGGTGGACTCTCCGTGGCCGTCCTTGAGCGCCGTCACGTCATCGGCGGTGCAGCCGTCACCGAAGAACTTATTCCAGGCTTTAAATTCTCTCGCTGCAGTTACCTTCAGAGTCTCCTCCGTCCCACTGTGATTAA AGAGTTAGAGTTGGGGAGACATGGATTAAAGTTGCTGAAGAGAAATCCGTCGTCGTTTACGCCTTGCTTAGATGGACGCTATCTTTTATTAGGACCTAATAAAGAGCTTAATCATTCTGAGATATCTAAGTTCTCTATTCGAGATGCCAATGCTTATCCCAG ATATGAGAATCAGCTCGAGAAGTTTTGTGAGTTCATGGATCCATTTCTAGATTCACCACCTCCGGAATCTTTGCAAAGGGTTTCATCTTTTAACGTTAGGTTCAAGGACAAGATGTATAAATCAGCTTTTTGGGCTCGTCTTTTGCGTGGCGCTTTCTCCTTGGGTCAGAATGAGATGGT GGACTTCATGGACCTTTTATTGTCCCCAGCTTCAAAAGTTTTGAATAAATGGTTTGAG ACAGATGTTCTGAAGGCAACTCTTGGGACAGATGCTGTAATTGGCTCTACA GGCAGCATCCATACACCAGGAAGTGGATATGTTCTGTTACATCATGTCATGGGAGAAACTGATGGGGATCGTGGAATCTGGTC GTATGTTGAAGGTGGGATGGGCTTAGTATCCTTGGCTATTAGTAATGCTGCTAGGGAAGCTGGGGCTCACATTGTGACAAATGCCGAG GTTTCAGAAATGATGATTAATGATTCTGGCGCAGTGAATGGG GTACTACTGGCTGATGGTAGGCAGGTGCTTTCTTCAGTTGTCCTGTCAAATGCGACACCATATAAAACTTTCATG GAATTAGTGCCCAATAATGTTCTTCCTGAAGATTTTGTCCGCGCCTTGAAGTACTCTGATTATAGTTCT GCTACTACAAAGATAAACATAGCTGTTGATAAACTGCCCCAATTTCGATGTTGCAAGCTAAATCATCCAGATGCAGGTCCCCAGCACATGGGCACCATTCATATTGGTTCAGAGAG TATGGAGGAGATTGACTTGGCCTGTCAAGATGCTGTTAATGGGTTACCATCAAAGAGACCTGTTATTGAAATGACAATACCTTCTGCATTGGATAAGATTATTTCTCCACCTG gtAAGCATGTGATAAACTTGTTTATTCAGTACACACCCTACAGCCCCTCAGATGGAAGCTGGAGAGATCCTGCTTATAGA GAATCATTTGCGCAAAGATGCTTTAACATGATCGATGAGTATGCCCCTGGCTTCAACTCATCAATCATTGGTTATGACATGTTGACACCACCTGACCTTGAAAGGGAGATTGGTCTAACAG GGGGTAATATATTTCATGGTGCTATGGGATTGGATTCCCTCTTCCTCATGCGACCAGTTAAAGGATG GTCAAACTATAGGACTCCTCTACAAGGGCTTTACCTGTGTGGAAGTGGAAGCCATCCGGGTGGTGGTGTTATGGGTGCGCCTGGCCGTAATGCTGCACATGTAGTTCTTCAGGATGTTAAAAACCATTAA
- the LOC8273414 gene encoding AP-3 complex subunit sigma isoform X2: MIKAVLVMNTQGKPRLAKFYDFLSVEKQQELIRSVFGVLCSRAENVSNFMEADSIFGPDSRLVYKHYATLYFVFVYDSCENELAVLDLIQETLDKCFRNVCELDIVFNYSKLHTILDEIIFGGQVLETSSTEVMKAVEEISKLEASSYSMTLVPKTVASWRNR; encoded by the exons atgataaaagcGGTCCTAGTAATGAATACGCAGGGCAAACCTCGCCTTGCCAAATTTTACGATTTCCTG AGTGTAGAGAAGCAGCAGGAGCTTATACGCAGCGTATTTGGAG TTTTATGCAGTAGAGCTGAGAATGTTAGCAATTTCATGGAGGCAGATTCCATCTTTGGTCCG GATAGTCGTCTTGTATACAAACACTATGCAACTCTGTACTTTGTTTTTGTATATGATTCTTGTGAAAATGAGCTTGCCGTGCTTGATCTCATACAAG AAACACTGGACAAATGCTTCAGAAATGTGTGCGAGCTTGATATAGTGTTCAATTACAGCAAG TTGCATACAATTTTAGATGAGATAATATTTGGAGGTCAGGTGCTCGAGACAAGTTCTACTGAAGTTATGAAGGCCGTTGAAGAAATATCAAA GCTTGAAGCATCCTCGTATTCTATGACATTAGTTCCCAAAACTGTTGCCAGTTGGCGGAACCGGTAG
- the LOC8273414 gene encoding AP-3 complex subunit sigma isoform X1 produces the protein MIKAVLVMNTQGKPRLAKFYDFLSVEKQQELIRSVFGVLCSRAENVSNFMEADSIFGPDSRLVYKHYATLYFVFVYDSCENELAVLDLIQVFVETLDKCFRNVCELDIVFNYSKLHTILDEIIFGGQVLETSSTEVMKAVEEISKLEASSYSMTLVPKTVASWRNR, from the exons atgataaaagcGGTCCTAGTAATGAATACGCAGGGCAAACCTCGCCTTGCCAAATTTTACGATTTCCTG AGTGTAGAGAAGCAGCAGGAGCTTATACGCAGCGTATTTGGAG TTTTATGCAGTAGAGCTGAGAATGTTAGCAATTTCATGGAGGCAGATTCCATCTTTGGTCCG GATAGTCGTCTTGTATACAAACACTATGCAACTCTGTACTTTGTTTTTGTATATGATTCTTGTGAAAATGAGCTTGCCGTGCTTGATCTCATACAAG TTTTTGTAGAAACACTGGACAAATGCTTCAGAAATGTGTGCGAGCTTGATATAGTGTTCAATTACAGCAAG TTGCATACAATTTTAGATGAGATAATATTTGGAGGTCAGGTGCTCGAGACAAGTTCTACTGAAGTTATGAAGGCCGTTGAAGAAATATCAAA GCTTGAAGCATCCTCGTATTCTATGACATTAGTTCCCAAAACTGTTGCCAGTTGGCGGAACCGGTAG
- the LOC8273413 gene encoding GATA transcription factor 19, producing the protein MMHRCSSNTVGQCTCGLFHTQTNSFTMLFSMPNNHPHNSYDETDMYPFPSSSSSSSSSVDCTLSLGTPSTRLCEDDDKRSICHDRRPTSCMSNFCWDILQNKNTPYSPQNHKTTARGSNTTTNSNSANNDPLLARRCANCDTTSTPLWRNGPRGPKSLCNACGIRFKKEERRATAANNASSNAGSTSSGTMEQHYAYQNNSWVQTQKMQCFSPANEFRFIEDSDRDSDTGIPFLSWRLNVTDRPSLVHDFTR; encoded by the exons ATGATGCATAGATGCAGTAGCAACACGGTGGGTCAATGTACATGTGGTCTCTTTCATACCCAAACCAACTCTTTCACCATGTTATTTTCCATGCCAAATAACCACCCTCACAACTCTTACGATGAAACAGATATGTACCCTTTTccttcctcctcctcctcctcttcttcttctgttgaTTGCACTCTCTCTTTAGGTACCCCTTCCACTCGTCTATGCGAAGACGACGACAAAAGATCAATCTGCCATGACCGCCGCCCTACCTCTTGCATGTCCAACTTCTGCTGGGATATTTTGCAAAACAAAAACACCCCTTATTCTCCACAAAACCATAAGACCACCGCCCGCGGCAGCAATACTACTACCAACAGTAACTCCGCCAATAACGATCCACTCCTCGCTCGCCGCTGTGCAAACTGTGACACCACCTCTACTCCTCTTTGGAGGAATGGTCCAAGGGGGCCTAAG TCACTCTGCAATGCATGTGGAATTCGGTtcaagaaagaagagagaagagCCACTGCTGCAAATAATGCAAGCAGTAATGCTGGAAGTACATCATCAGGAACAATGGAGCAACATTACGCTTATCAAAACAATTCATGGGTTCAAACGCAGAAAATGCAGTGCTTCTCTCCAGCCAATGAATTCAGGTTCATAGAAGACAGCGATCGGGATTCTGATACGGGCATTCCTTTCCTCTCTTGGAGACTCAACGTCACAGACAGGCCTAGCCTTGTCCATGACTTTAccagataa